The genome window CATCTGGTTTTGTATTTATAGGATTCCAAGATTCTCGTTACGTTTTTAATTGAAAACTAACTCTAAAGCCAGTATGGCCTCACTGGATTCACTTGACAAAGAAATACTAAATGAGATCCAGTGGTCGTTTCCTCTAGTGTCTGAGCCATACAAGGAGCTTGCAAACAGGTTTCACCTCACCACCGATGAGATGAAAAATAGAATTTCTAACCTAAAATCTGTTGGAGTCCTGCGACAACTCTCGGCAATTTTTGACACAAGAAAGCTTGGATACAAGAGCTCACTTGTCGCAATGTCGATAGAACCAGATAAACTGGATTATGTTGCAAATCAAATTAATCGTCATCCTGGAGTCTCCCACAACTATGAGCGAAACCACGAGTACAATCTCTGGTTTACACTGGCAACCCCTCCTGGTACTGATCTTAAAACAGAAGTTGATAAATTTTCAAAACTTGGCGGAATAAAAAAGGTCAGATTGCTTCCAACTATCAAACTATTCAAAATTGGCGTAAAACTTGAGATGGTCGATGAGAAAAAACAGGAAGTAAAGCCGTCCGAGGAAAAAAAGCAAATCGTTGAAACCAAGTTTGTCCCAACTGAAAAAGACAAGGAGTTCATAAGGCAACTGCAAAAGGACCTTGAGGTGGTTGACAGGCCGTTTCTACAGGCAGCCAAAAACCTTGGCATGACAGAAGACCAAGTCTTTGAGCAACTAAAACAGTATGAAAAAATCGGCGTCATGAGAAGATATGCTGCCATTTTAAGACACCGAGACGTCGGATTTACAGCAAACGGAATGATTGTTTGGAATGTACCGGAGCCTCGAATTGAGGAGGTGGGTGAAATTCTTGGCGCATTTCCGCAGGTAAGTCACTGCTATCAAAGGCCGTCATATCAGGACTGGCAGTACAACGTATTTTCAATGGTTCACTGCAAGTCTATTCCAGAAGCAGAGGATGTAGCAAAAGAAATCCAGCAGCAAATCAAGGTGGATGATTATAGAATTCTGTTTAGCTCACGCGAATTCAAAAAGACGCGAGTAGAATATTTTACAGAAAACGAATTCAAAATCGAAGAAACAATTACTGTCTAGTAAGGCTGTTTTTTGTCGCACCAAAAATTTTGATGTGACTATAAGAACCAAAAATCAGAAATATCCACCGCCACGCGAAAAACAAGTTTGCGGCACTGCTTGCCGAAAACATCCCGTAGTATCTCTCGATCAAAAATATGGTGTCTGCAGCAACCATACAAATCAAGCTCAGCGTCACCGTGACCCACAGAAAGTTGACCTGCCCTCTGAAAAACAAAATTACCGAGATAAATGCAGGAACAAACACTAGTGCATCAAGAAATGGATAGACAAAGTTTATTGTCGTCTCAAAGTTGTCGCTGGGAGTGCTTTGTGTGACAAAGTAAAATGCCGGCATTATGAAGCTGGTGGAAATTGCAACAGAAAGAACGATGTTCTTTTTTGTAATTTTATTTTTTCTTGGGATCAAATAGAAAATCATAAACCCAAAATACAGAAAATAACTGGTAAAATAAAAAAAGTCAACCAAATACGAGTTGTTGTTTTCTACCGCATACTCTCCAAAATGATAGTACGCCTGATCTGCTGCAAACCACATTATCGTAGCTGCACAATACAGGATCCACGCCTTGGAGTTGTTGCCTGTTAGGCCGTGTCTTGTGACTAGAATTATTGAGAAAGCAACTGCAATTATCGGTACTGTAACAAAAAATATGTCCGTATAGTAGAACTGGTTTTCAATTAAGGGATAGTCATCCTCATGAAAAAAGCCCGCAAGAAGAAAAACAACTACTACTGATACTAGTGAGAATAGCAAAAATTCTTTCTGTGAGAGTTTTTGCATGCTTGTAGTTCTGTGTGCAAGAGATCTTAAAATTGGTTTTCTATCTTGCCAGTGTCTTGATAAAATCATCAAAGTATTTCTGGGAGATGAACTCGCCTAATTCTGTCCTTATCTCATTTATGATATCGTCGTAGGCGTCACCAAAAATGTCCTGCAAGACTCTTTTTAGAAATTCTGGATTTTCTTGACAATCTGGAATGTAACAATTGTAATCTTTTTCTAGCTTAGATGTGACTTTTTCATACACTGGCTTTCCCATTCTTAGGAGAGTACTCTCTACTGCAAAAGCAAGCAATGCTCGTTTGGCATTGTTCTCTGTATCCATGATCAAAAAGCAATTTTTCCGCTATTTAATATGATGGAACTCTGATCCAGTCTTTCATGCAATTTATGCAATAATTGTAAAATTCAGATTCCAAATCGGAAAATTAGAAATTATGCAGCTTGAGCAGTTGACTTGATCTCGTACGGAGGCCAAGAGTTGTACAAATTTGTTATTTCTCTCATGTCTTGTGAGCTTAGGTATTTTCCGTCTGACATTGCGGAAAACATTTCGATTTCTTCTGTGCTGATCACAGTTGGCAAAACAGACGAGACTGCCTTCTTTGATATGATGAATTTGATTGCAAGCTCCGTAATGTTAAGGCCGTTTCTGTTGGCAATTGGCCTTAGCTGTTCTACTTTGGCAAGTGATGCCTTGACCCACTCCCCCTTCCGAACAGAGCGATGATCTTTTTCATCAATCTTTGTATCTGCTGACACCTTTCCTGTCAATATGCCTGACGCGTCAGGGACACGAACCAGGATTCCGACATTCTTTCTTTCGGCTGCCTCGATTAACTCGTTTCCAGGTGTCTGCTCCAAAATGTTGTACACTGTCTGGACGGCGGAAACGTTCTTTCGGTTCATCGCCTCTAGACCTTCCTGCGTCCAACCTATCGCTGGACCAAGTGCAACTTGGTACGTGTTTATTTTTCCTTCATTAATCTTATTGTCAAGCGTATGGAATATCACATCGTCTTTGATGTGGTACATTTTTGGATTGTGCAGCCCATAAACGTCAATGTAGTCTGTCTGAAGTCTTTCAAGGCTTTTTTCCAGCGCATGCTCTGTGAACAATGGATCGAATCTTTGCGGCAGCTCGCTGTGGCCAATTTGCTGCGCGCCTTCAAACTCGTAACCGTATTTTGTGGAAATGACTATCTCGTTTCTCATTCCCTTGAACACCTCGCCGATCAGCTTTTCGCTTTTTCCCTTGCCGTACATGTCCCCCGTCTCAAAAAAGTTAATTCCTAAATCGTAAGCACGTTTGAGCATTCTTTTTGCCTCGTCGTCCTCTATTTTTTTGCCCCACCAGTCAAGCGCAATTGTCCACGCCCCAAATCCTATTTCGGATACCCTAATTCCTGATTTTCCAAGCGTCTTGTATTTCAATTTACGATCTCCTTGAACTTTGCCAATCTCAAATCGAGTTCTGTCTGGCTCAAAACTGATTCTCCAGAACTGAGATTTGCATTTATGTCTATCCAAGATTTGCAACCCTGATATTCTGGTTTTAGCGGAATTTCAAATTCGGGCACCTTGTATACTTTGAGAAACACTGCCTTCATTGGCTTGTCTGGCATCCAGTTTCTTCTTGTCGCAATGTATGGATCACTCCAAATGTGGAACTGGGATAGCTGGTTAATTTTATCGTCAGATAATACGTCTGACTCTGATAGGACTTCGGCATACGATGTTATTTTGTTTTGTCCCTCCTTTGGTTTCTGCCCCATTGCAATATCCAAATACTTGTGAAACTGCGGCTTTAGGTTGTCGTAGGTTTGGTGCTCAAATGTGGGAAAAAGAAGAAATTTTTTTGATTCTACTAAAAACCCGGACGCAACTTCCAGTATTCCGCCTTTTCGCAAAATGACTGTCTGGTCTCCTGATTCAAGTGCCTTGACAACTGTTGCCCACTCCTTTAGCGCGTTCATCTACCCAAGACTTGCAATTAGTGGAATAATATCTTTCTTGACGCAGACAATCATCGGCGTGTCCCGCTCAATATACCTTGAGACCTGGGTTTCACGCAGCTCCATTATCAAATCCTGAAACGCGTGCAGGTCGTCTGTTTCAAATGCCAGCATGAAATCCTCGTCGTGGATTCCAAAAGAATACGTCGTGTTTAACACAACTTGCGGAAATTTCTGACCAACCATGATGTGCTCGTCCATCATCTTCTTTCGTTGCTCCACCGGCAGGAGGTACCACTCTCGCGTCTTGATGAATGGATAAACGATTGCGTATCTTAGCGGATCATTTCCCTCAACAAAAGATGAGACCCTGCCTGCCTTTGCGTACATTGACTGCCTAGTTGAGGAAAGGTAAACATGAGATGGAATGATGTATTTTCCAAATACTGTCAGGTATATCTTTGAGATGACCTCTTGGATTGCCTCGACATTGTCTGCAGAAAACCAGAACAAAAACTCGGCATCATCTCTCAGCCCTAGTGTGGAGTATGCCCTGAATTTTACCTTGGAGTTTCGAATCACTTGCTCTATTTCCTTGGCAGATTCTTCTTTTGCCAAGTCTGCCATCCATCTCCACTTTGGGTCTATTTTAAAAAACGAGAAATTGAAAAACGTCCGCTTTGATTCTTCCATGATTGGTTTTTCCTGTGACCATATTTAACAATAATCCACTTTCTCAAGACCGAAAACACCGTCAAATTGGATGAATGCTTATCTGTTTTGTCATATCATAATACGGCGTGAAACGGCAGATTTTGTTTTTGTGCACGTGCACTGGGCTTGAACTGATGACTGCAATAGGAGTTACAGCGTATTTGGTGTATCTTGGGCATGTATCTCTGGCACTGATTTCCGCAATCGTCTTTGCCAAGGTTATTGTGTTTCATTTTGTAATTGACATTTACGACAGATTCCAGTCAAAGAAAAGACTGCATTCCTACAATACTTTGAAAGCTTAATTTTGCGCCATTTCCATACTGTATCCGTTGAGCTATCTTGGAAACCCAATAGACGTAATAAAGAAACTCTATTCTGAACAAAAATGGCATGAAATATTCACATACTGCCAAACCATGCTAGAATCGGACCCAAAGGACTTGGTTGCATTGCAAAACATAGCGACTGCGCTATTGCAAGTAGGCAAGTATGATGACGTGATATCGTACTGTGACACTGTCTTGCAAATGAATCCCACTGACGAATATGCACTAAAAAACAAAATATTTGCGCTGGAGCGACTCAAAAAACACGATCAAATTATCATGTGCTGCGACAAGCTCCTAGAAAAAAATCAACAAGACTCTTGGACACTTGACAGCAAAGGGTTGGCGCTAAATGAGCTAAACAGACATGATGAGGCAATATCAAATTATGATGCATCACTCAAAATTAACCCAAACAACACGACTGCGCTTATGAACAAGGCAATCACTCTTTCATATCTAGAACGGTATGCCGATGCCATACCTATCTATGACAAGGTGCAGTCAGTCGATAATACTATCAAAGAGGCAGGGCTTGCAAAATCTGAGGCATATACAAAATTAGGAAAGCCTGACGAGGCATTCTTGGCTGCACAAGGCTTACTAGTGCCAGACATTTTAAAGTTCAAAGAAAAGGCAGCGGAAAAACAAATGAGGGTCTTTGACTATTACTGCTTAAATGAATTTTTGGAAATTGAAAAAAGAGAAAAACAGCACCGTGAAAAACTAGATTCATAACTAGACTATCTCAATAATTTTATACCTTGACCTGTGACCTTTTCTTATTGACACGTTTCCAGAAGACACACCGAAATGTTTTGCCATTTTCTTTATGACTTCCTTGTTTGCCTGACCGTCTACTGGTTTTGATTTTACGCCTATTGTTATCTCGTTGCCATCTACTGTGATAGAATCTGAGTTGAACTCGACGTGCACTTGGTATAACAAATTTAGTTCTATGCGTTTACGATCCAGTCGTAGCCTTTCTTCTCTAACTCGTCTGCAAGTGAAGCATCTCCTGATTTTAGGACTTGCCCTCGCGCAAACACGTGCACATAATCTAATTTTTTGAGGAATTTTAGAATTCTCGCATAATGGGTAATCACTATGATTGTTGCATCTGGTGTTGAGACGTCGCTGATTGCCTTTGCAACTGCCTGCACCGCATCAATGTCAAGACCCGAGTCTGGCTCGTCTAGGATGGAGACTTTGGGTTTTAGGACTGCCATCTGGAGCACCTCTGATCTTTTCTTTTCTCCACCAGAAAATCCCTCGTTTAGATATCTTGAGAGAAAGTCATCTCCAAGGCCCACTGTCTGTAAGTTCTTTTTCAGGTAATTTTGAAATTCTCTAACTGTGATGAACACCTCTCTGTCACTTGATGCAAGTGATTTGCTCAATGCGTTGTATGATGTTCTAAGAAAGTGCGAAAAGCCGACACCTGATACCTCTGTCGGATACTGGAATCCTAAGAATAGTCCTTTTTTTGCCCGCTCGTCAGTTGATGCATGCGTGATGTCTTCACCGTCAAGCAGAATTTGTCCCTGTGTCACCTCGTATTTTGGGTGACCGAGAAGAGTGTAGGCAAGTGTACTTTTTCCAGAGCCGTTTGGACCCATTATTGCGTGGACCTCTCCCGGACCTGTCTTTAGATTCACGCCTTTGAGAATTAGTTTTCCTTCTCTTTGGACGTGCAAATCCCTAATCTCAAGTACTGCCATGTTTTGCTATTTGCTCCAAAGTCTATATAATTTCGACTAATTTTAGCTGACCCTAATCGTGCAAAAACAAAAAGAAAGAAGGATTAGTGTTTAGTTTTTGGCTAAACTTGGTCTTAGTGTCAGATTCAGCTTGTAGCATGAAAGAATTTCTTTACATCTGTTACGTATGGTGACTTCGGTTACCCCTGCAATGCTGGATACGTCGCGCTGAAGCACGTTTTGTCCAAGCAAGACAGATGCGATGTACAGGTACGCTGCAGCGATTCCGTTTGGCGCTTTGCCATCTGCTACACTTGCGTCGTCTGTCTTTTCGGCAATCTCCAAGGCGAGTCTTTCTACTCGCACATCCGTGTTTGTCATGTTTGAGATCTTGGAGATGTACTTGTCCATAGTTATGACAGGTGCGGTTACTGAACCAAGCTCCATTACGAGCGTTCTATAGTATTTTGCAGCAAGCTTTGTCTTCATTTTGAGATCCTTATTGGATCCAGTGCCACTGCAAATTTCCTCAAGTGACCTTACTACATCGCATTGTTTGCACGCCATGTAAATCACGGCAGCAGCGATGCACGCAACAGATTTGCCTTTTACCTCCATATGTGAGTCAAGATTTCTGTAAATCATTGACGATGTCTCTAAAACGTTTGAAGAAAGTGCCAGGCTTTGACATGTTCCACCAATTACGGTGAGAACATTTGCAAGCCTTCTCTCTCTTGGGGATGATACCCTGACTCTTTGTTGCCATTTCCGGAGGTTGTGCATCTGATTTGCAACTTGGTAGTTGATTGTCTTTCCAGAAAAGTCCTTTGTACTGATGGAAATTTCTGTTGCAATTCCCAAGTCGTGTTGCGAAAAAGTAGTTTGTCCGCTTGCTCGTGTGAGCTTTGTTCTTTCTTCGATGCTTGAGCTTTTTGATTCTGGGCCATAGTCTGCCATCTGTTCCATGACTACAATTCCGCACATGGAACAAATTTGCTCGCCATTGTGTACGTCATCAACTAGTGACGATTTACATTCTGGGCAGCATGTTTGTAGTTCTGTTATGTTCATCTTTTTCTCTTCCTAAATTTATCACGTTTAATCACAGGTTCATCAAGGGAGTACACTTTTTGGTCGATGTATTTTTTGATATTGTTTGTCAGGGATATTGCCGAAGCATATGGCTTTGATACCGGGCCTATCATTTCCGTTACTTTGGCAACCTTCCTTCCGGTGTTGTCACAAACAATTCTGCCTTCATCAAGTGGTACCTTGAGTCGTATGATGACTCTGCCACTACTGGCCAAGTGCATAATTTCCCCTACCTCCTGCAATTGAAGTCTAGAACCCTCAAGTGCTAATCATATACTTCTGTCAACTTTACTTTAGCTGCAAGCTATATTGAATTTTATTTTGATTGTTTTGCTCTTTTTGCAACGAGTTTTTCTGAAATCTTGTAGAGGACTTTTGCCTTCGGAGTGACTTTTGGTAGCGTTATGTATCCTGACCTGACAAATGCTCTTCTTGGGAATCGAACCTTGTCGTCAGATGTAGTTGTTTCAAATCCAGCTTCCTTTGCAGCATCTGTTAGTTCTTTGAGGGAAGGATCAAAAACGCATTTGTCTTTTGGGAGTCTCCGCCCCATTCTTTTTGTCAATGTCTTATTGAAATAATCTAACCAGACTACGATGTGTTCGTAATCTTTCATTGAATCACTTTAAGAGAATTGCGTTTACTACTCCGTGCTGTCCTGGTCTTGAAACAACACGGCACTTGCCGCTTTCTGTTTCTAAAATTGCGCCCTTGGAAATTACTCCACGTCTTTGGTAGTCGCTGTTTGTTGCGTTTTCTAAAACTTTGAGAATTTTAGTTTTTTTCACTTTAGCATCTGGCATTGCCAAATTAACATAATCGATTGTTTTGAGTCCTGTCTTTGTGTGATTTGCACGAACCTGTCTTGTCACTGTGACTTGGGCTCCGATGTTTGCCTCATTTGGAAATCTATCCATGTCATACTTTCTTCTGGTTCGTAACGGATGTCTTCTTCCGCCTGTTATCTTGCTTGTTGAAAGATTCTCTACTGATCTCTTCACAAGGTCGTTTCATTTTTACTCTAATTTATACACAACGCAAAAATTCTCAAATAATTGGCTTTGATGCAATGTGTGGTTATGCTTGCTGGGTTACCTGCTCTGAGCTTGCAGATTCTGCCGGCGCCTTTCTGGCCTTTTTGAATAGTTTCTGTTTTAGAACATCCGCATCCCCACTAATTCCAAAATACTTTTGAAACTTTGTTGTGGTCGTGTAAATTTTTAACCTGCCAACGTTTTGGTGGGCGATATAGTCAAGCTGTTCTAATTCTTTGAGATGCGAATAAACTCCCGTGCCCCTTGTTTCTACTAGCTGCTTTGATGATATTGGTTGCATGTATGCAATGTATGATAATGTCTTAAGTGTCGCATTTGGCAAAATTGGTTTTGATGCATATCTTCGAATCACACTGTTGTACTCTGGCTTTAGCTGAAACACGTAGGATCCGTCTGGAAGCGTGGCAATCTCAATTGCCTTGTATGCCGACTTTGTCTTTTTCTCTATCCCGCCAAGCAATGCAAG of Candidatus Nitrosotenuis sp. DW1 contains these proteins:
- a CDS encoding DUF1802 family protein yields the protein MNALKEWATVVKALESGDQTVILRKGGILEVASGFLVESKKFLLFPTFEHQTYDNLKPQFHKYLDIAMGQKPKEGQNKITSYAEVLSESDVLSDDKINQLSQFHIWSDPYIATRRNWMPDKPMKAVFLKVYKVPEFEIPLKPEYQGCKSWIDINANLSSGESVLSQTELDLRLAKFKEIVN
- a CDS encoding signal recognition particle subunit SRP19/SEC65 family protein — translated: MKDYEHIVVWLDYFNKTLTKRMGRRLPKDKCVFDPSLKELTDAAKEAGFETTTSDDKVRFPRRAFVRSGYITLPKVTPKAKVLYKISEKLVAKRAKQSK
- a CDS encoding aldo/keto reductase — encoded protein: MKYKTLGKSGIRVSEIGFGAWTIALDWWGKKIEDDEAKRMLKRAYDLGINFFETGDMYGKGKSEKLIGEVFKGMRNEIVISTKYGYEFEGAQQIGHSELPQRFDPLFTEHALEKSLERLQTDYIDVYGLHNPKMYHIKDDVIFHTLDNKINEGKINTYQVALGPAIGWTQEGLEAMNRKNVSAVQTVYNILEQTPGNELIEAAERKNVGILVRVPDASGILTGKVSADTKIDEKDHRSVRKGEWVKASLAKVEQLRPIANRNGLNITELAIKFIISKKAVSSVLPTVISTEEIEMFSAMSDGKYLSSQDMREITNLYNSWPPYEIKSTAQAA
- the scpB gene encoding SMC-Scp complex subunit ScpB translates to MTKIEDDGEATARLEAALYSAGRPLSIEELIKASGTESRTKTLALLGGIEKKTKSAYKAIEIATLPDGSYVFQLKPEYNSVIRRYASKPILPNATLKTLSYIAYMQPISSKQLVETRGTGVYSHLKELEQLDYIAHQNVGRLKIYTTTTKFQKYFGISGDADVLKQKLFKKARKAPAESASSEQVTQQA
- a CDS encoding chlorite dismutase family protein, which produces MMEESKRTFFNFSFFKIDPKWRWMADLAKEESAKEIEQVIRNSKVKFRAYSTLGLRDDAEFLFWFSADNVEAIQEVISKIYLTVFGKYIIPSHVYLSSTRQSMYAKAGRVSSFVEGNDPLRYAIVYPFIKTREWYLLPVEQRKKMMDEHIMVGQKFPQVVLNTTYSFGIHDEDFMLAFETDDLHAFQDLIMELRETQVSRYIERDTPMIVCVKKDIIPLIASLG
- the sufC gene encoding Fe-S cluster assembly ATPase SufC, producing MAVLEIRDLHVQREGKLILKGVNLKTGPGEVHAIMGPNGSGKSTLAYTLLGHPKYEVTQGQILLDGEDITHASTDERAKKGLFLGFQYPTEVSGVGFSHFLRTSYNALSKSLASSDREVFITVREFQNYLKKNLQTVGLGDDFLSRYLNEGFSGGEKKRSEVLQMAVLKPKVSILDEPDSGLDIDAVQAVAKAISDVSTPDATIIVITHYARILKFLKKLDYVHVFARGQVLKSGDASLADELEKKGYDWIVNA
- a CDS encoding tetratricopeptide repeat protein, encoding MSYLGNPIDVIKKLYSEQKWHEIFTYCQTMLESDPKDLVALQNIATALLQVGKYDDVISYCDTVLQMNPTDEYALKNKIFALERLKKHDQIIMCCDKLLEKNQQDSWTLDSKGLALNELNRHDEAISNYDASLKINPNNTTALMNKAITLSYLERYADAIPIYDKVQSVDNTIKEAGLAKSEAYTKLGKPDEAFLAAQGLLVPDILKFKEKAAEKQMRVFDYYCLNEFLEIEKREKQHREKLDS
- a CDS encoding 30S ribosomal protein S8e; this encodes MKRSVENLSTSKITGGRRHPLRTRRKYDMDRFPNEANIGAQVTVTRQVRANHTKTGLKTIDYVNLAMPDAKVKKTKILKVLENATNSDYQRRGVISKGAILETESGKCRVVSRPGQHGVVNAILLK
- the ahbA gene encoding siroheme decarboxylase subunit alpha — translated: MDSLDKEILNEIQWSFPLVSEPYKELANRFHLTTDEMKNRISNLKSVGVLRQLSAIFDTRKLGYKSSLVAMSIEPDKLDYVANQINRHPGVSHNYERNHEYNLWFTLATPPGTDLKTEVDKFSKLGGIKKVRLLPTIKLFKIGVKLEMVDEKKQEVKPSEEKKQIVETKFVPTEKDKEFIRQLQKDLEVVDRPFLQAAKNLGMTEDQVFEQLKQYEKIGVMRRYAAILRHRDVGFTANGMIVWNVPEPRIEEVGEILGAFPQVSHCYQRPSYQDWQYNVFSMVHCKSIPEAEDVAKEIQQQIKVDDYRILFSSREFKKTRVEYFTENEFKIEETITV
- a CDS encoding DUF167 domain-containing protein produces the protein MLYQVHVEFNSDSITVDGNEITIGVKSKPVDGQANKEVIKKMAKHFGVSSGNVSIRKGHRSRYKIIEIV
- a CDS encoding transcription initiation factor IIB, which encodes MNITELQTCCPECKSSLVDDVHNGEQICSMCGIVVMEQMADYGPESKSSSIEERTKLTRASGQTTFSQHDLGIATEISISTKDFSGKTINYQVANQMHNLRKWQQRVRVSSPRERRLANVLTVIGGTCQSLALSSNVLETSSMIYRNLDSHMEVKGKSVACIAAAVIYMACKQCDVVRSLEEICSGTGSNKDLKMKTKLAAKYYRTLVMELGSVTAPVITMDKYISKISNMTNTDVRVERLALEIAEKTDDASVADGKAPNGIAAAYLYIASVLLGQNVLQRDVSSIAGVTEVTIRNRCKEILSCYKLNLTLRPSLAKN
- a CDS encoding H/ACA ribonucleoprotein complex subunit GAR1, translating into MQEVGEIMHLASSGRVIIRLKVPLDEGRIVCDNTGRKVAKVTEMIGPVSKPYASAISLTNNIKKYIDQKVYSLDEPVIKRDKFRKRKR